In the Mytilus galloprovincialis chromosome 10, xbMytGall1.hap1.1, whole genome shotgun sequence genome, one interval contains:
- the LOC143047667 gene encoding cryptochrome-1-like, whose product MPRNNKKQILHWFRKGLRLHDNPALKEALKGADTYRCVYILDPWFAGSTQVGIAKWRFLLQCLEDLDAALRKLNSRLFVIRGQPTDVFPRIFREWNITTLSFEEDPEPFGKERDGAIRHLAKEAGVEVIVKTSHTLYELQKIISFNNGVPPLTYKRFQAILSKMDPPKQPEDTITRQFIGHTKTPISEDHDDKFGVPSLEELGFDTEGLGPTIFRGGETEALARLERHLERKAWVASFEKPKMTTQSLFPSQTALSPYLRFGCLSSRTFYWKLRELFRKVKKSSDPPLSLHGQLLWREFFYSAATNNPNFDQMTDNPICVQVPWDKNPEALAKWAEGKTGFPWIDAIMTQLRQVGWIHHLARHSVACFLTRGDLWISWEEGMKVFDELLLDADWSVNAGTWMWLSCSSFFQQFFHCYCPVGFGRRADPSGDFIRKYLPVLKAFPPKYIYEPWNAPESVQKAAKCIIGKDYPLPMVNHAEVSKVNTERMKQVYQHLALRASAAASIPKPLHEEFAKHGKGHKSGNHPSKMPMMAVGNNYTHSQTSEENQPQQFRGYNMTTN is encoded by the exons ATTTTTGCTGCAGTGTTTAGAAGATTTAGATGCAGCATTAAGGAAACTGAACTCTCGACTTTTTGTCATAAGAGGACAACCAACAGATGTGTTTCCTAGAATATTTAGG GAATGGAACATTACAACTTTGTCTTTTGAGGAGGACCCAGAACCATTTGGTAAAGAAAGGGATGGTGCTATCAGACATTTAGCCAAGGAAGCCGGTGTAGAAGTCATTGTCAAAACCTCACATACATTATATGAATTACAAAA GATAATAAGCTTTAATAATGGTGTACCTCCTCTCACATACAAACGATTCCAGGCAATTCTATCAAAGATGGACCCACCCAAACAGCCAGAAGACACTATCACTAGACAATTCATTGGCCATACCAAAACACCTATTTCAGAAGACCATGACGACAAGTTTGGTGTACCATCACTTGAAGAACTAG GTTTTGACACAGAAGGTCTTGGACCCACAATCTTCAGAGGTGGTGAAACAGAAGCATTAGCCAGATTAGAGAGACATTTGGAGAGAAAG gcaTGGGTTGCCAGTTTTGAGAAGCCAAAAATGACAACACAGTCATTGTTTCCCAGTCAGACAGCCTTAAGTCCCTACCTGAGGTTTGGTTGTCTGTCTTCACGAACTTTCTACTGGAAGCTGAGGGAATTGTTTAGAAAG GTGAAGAAAAGTAGTGATCCTCCGTTATCATTACATGGGCAGTTGCTTTGGAGGGAGTTCTTTTATTCTGCTGCCACAAATAACCCTAACTTTGACCAGATGACAGACAATCCTATATGTGTACAAGTTCCATGGGATAAAAATCCAGAAGCTTTAGCAAAATGGGCAGAG GGCAAAACCGGTTTTCCGTGGATAGATGCAATTATGACACAGTTACGACAGGTGGGGTGGATACATCATCTTGCAAGACATTCAGTGGCATGTTTTCTGACGAGAGGAGATCTGTGGATATCATGGGAGGAAGGCATGAAG gtttttgatGAGTTATTATTAGATGCTGATTGGAGTGTAAATGCAGGCACGTGGATGTGGTTATCATGTAGTtcattttttcaacaatttttccattGTTATTGTCCTGTTGGGTTTGGAAGAAGAGCTGATCCCAGTGGTGACTTCATCAG AAAATATTTACCAGTTCTTAAGGCTTTTCCTCCAAAGTATATCTATGAGCCGTGGAATGCTCCTGAAAGTGTACAGAAAGCTGCAAAATGTATCATTGGAAAAGACTACCCATTACCGATGGTCAATCATGCTGAAGTCAGTAAAGTTAACACAGAACGAATGAAACAAGTCTATCAACACTTGGCTTTAAGAGCATCAGCTG CTGCATCTATTCCAAAGCCTTTACATGAAGAGTTTGCCAAGCATGGTAAAGGTCACAAGTCTGGTAACCATCCATCCAAAATGCCCATGATGGCTGTTGGAAATAATTATACACACAGTCAGACATCAGAGGAAAATCAGCCGCAACAATTCAGAGGATATAACATGACAACTAATTGA
- the LOC143049500 gene encoding uncharacterized protein LOC143049500 has protein sequence MVSNEGQKRQSDDIRSLKYRVKDIEEYDEGNNYDDNYDEGEENPHEDGENVDNENEPPAKKQNKDDNRFSSMSKRCRVQEIYDDKIDEVLANNVNELFRNGMNEEQYSVLTKDENNARPENCEGLSVVRINQLMWNVISPGAQSADKKLQFLERIIVNAATILTKTVNKMALDENDNGNSSSGEYIDKCNDVLALLGHANRQLNMTRRDFLKTEIMAEYVPLCSHSVPYTNNLFGDDVSKVAKDIEDCSKVGNKLKFGNGRDRGGGFFRGGRGGHRGTFSRGGYRGGRGGFGGGKGRGSSPIPKKSQRGGNLQKY, from the exons ATGGTTTCAAATG AAGGTCAGAAAAGGCAGTCTGACGATATCAGGTCTTTAAAATACCGTGTAAAAGACATTGAAGAATATGATGAGGGTAATAATTATGATGATAATTATGATGAAGGTGAAGAAAACCCCCATGAGGATGGAGAAAATGTAGACAATGAAAATGAACCACCTGCTAAGAAGCAGAACAAAGATGATAATAGGTTTTCATCTATGTCTAAGAGATGTAGGGTTCAAGAAATTTATGATGACAAAATTGATGAGGTCTTGGCAAATAATGTAAATGAGTTGTTCAGGAATGGTATGAATGAGGAACAATACTCTGTTTTAACTAAAGATGAAAACAATGCCAGACCTGAAAATTGTGAAGGTTTGTCTGTAGTAAGAATAAACCAGCTCATGTGGAATGTAATTTCACCAGGAGCACAATCTGCtgataaaaaattacaatttcttGAAAGAATTATTGTAAACGCAGCAACAATTCTAACAAAAACTGTCAACAAAATGGCTCTTGACGAAAACGACAATGGTAACTCCAGTAGCGGAGAATACATTGACAAATGTAATGATGTATTGGCTTTGTTGGGCCATGCAAACCGCCAATTAAATATGACTAGAAGGGATTTTTTAAAGACCGAAATAATGGCAGAATATGTGCCTCTCTGCTCACACTCTGTTCCTTACACAAACAACCTTTTTGGAGATGACGTCTCCAAAGTTGCAAAGGACATTGAAGATTGTTCCAAAGTGGGAAACAAGTTGAAGTTTGGTAATGGCAGAGATAGAGGCGGGGGCTTCTTCAGAGGTGGTAGAGGAGGCCACAGAGGTACATTTAGCAGAGGTGGCTACCGTGGAGGAAGAGGTGGCTTCGGAGGTGGAAAAGGTCGAGGTTCCAGCCCTATTCCAAAAAAATCCCAGAGAGGAGGAAATCTACAGAAGTATTAG
- the LOC143047665 gene encoding uncharacterized protein LOC143047665, whose product MGCILSKRDGGRNSLVFRVYNVDENGIKHNPGKIEITDTDLILRQKGRDHITWPLRCLRRYGWEEELFSFESGRRCYTGPGIYAFKCRRAETLFRAVQESIMRVGQGDLSSSRAFDNHGHSNSRPPSTIEMSDLMAFSIPNENTGLSSMREMNYVNQTVVNEHEQHTYQNTAPVRANGSAASTADTAASALIDFLHNPLQQTDPKLNYIDPDFPTSTESLTNLNLNMNGQASGARQDQTNIKRRLDSDGRHPSIDIIDCDDTNMNEVFDQDSAFESERPAEYINVGPLQDNGRLESKPAIPPSPMIREPEYTNINPKNTAVHQLNYIEVGPGNFSNSKPSTGIVSPSSIDATVPSAPGPSSYAEIDFHRTKALSNRQVLEQDEGSRKTRHNSSISNAF is encoded by the coding sequence ATGGGTTGTATTTTGTCAAAAAGAGACGGAGGGAGAAATTCATTGGTATTCAGAGTTTACAATGTTGATGAAAATGGTATAAAACACAATCCTGGAAAAATTGAAATAACTGATACAGATCTTATTCTTCGTCAAAAAGGCAGAGACCATATTACATGGCCATTACGGTGCTTAAGACGTTACGGATGGGAGGAAGAATTGTTCTCTTTTGAAAGTGGGCGTCGCTGCTACACTGGGCCGGGAATTTATGCTTTTAAATGTAGACGAGCAGAGACTTTGTTTAGAGCTGTTCAGGAAAGTATAATGAGAGTAGGACAGGGAGATTTGTCTTCCAGTCGGGCATTTGATAACCATGGACATTCAAACAGTAGACCACCATCAACAATTGAAATGAGTGATTTGATGGCCTTTTCTATTCCTAATGAAAATACAGGACTTTCAAGTATGCGTGAAATGAATTATGTCAATCAGACTGTTGTAAACGAACATGAACAACACACATACCAGAATACAGCTCCTGTAAGAGCCAATGGCTCTGCAGCGTCCACGGCAGATACTGCTGCTTCTGCCCTGATAGACTTTCTACACAATCCATTGCAACAAACTGATCCAAAGTTAAACTATATTGACCCTGACTTTCCTACCAGTACTGAGagtttaacaaatttaaatttgaatatgaaTGGACAAGCTTCTGGTGCAAGGCAGGACCAAACAAACATAAAAAGACGATTAGATTCTGACGGGAGACATCCTTCTATAGATATTATTGACTGTGATGACACAAACATGAATGAAGTTTTTGATCAAGATTCAGCGTTTGAGTCGGAACGACCAGCAGAATATATAAACGTGGGGCCATTACAAGATAATGGACGACTGGAATCCAAACCTGCAATACCCCCTTCTCCAATGATAAGGGAACcagaatatacaaatattaatccTAAAAACACAGCAGTTCATCAGTTAAATTATATTGAAGTGGGTCCAGgaaatttttcaaattcaaaacccTCAACAGGGATTGTTTCCCCTTCTTCGATCGATGCAACTGTTCCCTCAGCACCAGGACCCAGTTCCTATGCTGAGATAGATTTTCATCGGACTAAAGCTCTTTCCAATCGTCAAGTGCTTGAACAAGATGAAGGTAGTCGAAAGACAAGACACAATAGCTCTAtcagtaatgcattttaa